From Hymenobacter sedentarius, a single genomic window includes:
- a CDS encoding LysM peptidoglycan-binding domain-containing protein, whose product MRNPVVLLLLLVLAGPVAAQPAAPLAHPTVPATMDVAGIHLVLNEEAQRLVQQKADGLSRHQPSFQARVDLADASFPIIDRVLKEEGVPLDFRYLALQESALLGDAQSVHEAVGYWQLKRETAVGLGLLVNDDVDERKHLTASTRAAARYLARNNATLHNWVNALLSYNTGLSGVKPYILPTDVDATEMAITEATSVYVLTFLAQKVAFEPACGLNPRPPLRLQEFPATAGQTLEAQAQLLHVEPDALAMHNRWLLAGAVPADRPYTLIVPIGDVTQAAGIVANQRLQSRGELLTAPAVAANTAEVRLNDLRALIALPGETTADLAKRGGRKLREFLRDNELTAFDVAVTGRPYYLQRKRDVGAVEYYVVQPGETMFDVAQKYGIRKKAILAKNRMSRIEQPSPGRVLWLRHVRPREVAVEYRRLPEGKGIEGSATASRAMADDQMMAPEPVKTAPTRHETARAIAKRKATPGKDEEAEASDGWGESISGTNTPPAASVPAVASVPSVPAPPMRPPAVRPAAPEPVAAQLPPPASAPAPAPLADEPRTAELEVEPEIEPTVSNSPVVEQAPAVTPAPVGPPFKPVAAPAKPVVVTAAPRPIAPKPAAPPVITPAATPAAVANEASHRVEPGETVYSISRRYQVPPATLMALNHLTLPANLAVGQVLVLKSQELPVPAVAAAPVATPVASTRPANQATNRPNPAIYVPKAAAPQAAPAPTPAAGTTIEHTVAKGETLYSIARRYEVKVADIQALNGKLDGNVKVGEVLRIQASAK is encoded by the coding sequence ATGCGAAATCCTGTTGTCTTGTTATTGCTGCTGGTCCTGGCCGGGCCCGTGGCGGCTCAACCTGCCGCGCCGCTCGCTCACCCCACGGTGCCCGCCACCATGGATGTGGCCGGGATACATCTCGTGCTGAATGAGGAAGCTCAGCGCCTGGTGCAGCAAAAGGCCGATGGCCTGAGCCGCCACCAGCCCTCGTTTCAAGCCCGCGTGGACCTGGCCGATGCGTCCTTTCCCATCATCGACCGGGTACTGAAAGAAGAAGGCGTGCCCCTGGATTTCCGCTACCTGGCCTTGCAGGAAAGCGCCCTGCTCGGCGATGCCCAGAGCGTGCACGAAGCCGTGGGCTACTGGCAGCTCAAGCGCGAAACAGCCGTCGGCCTGGGTTTGCTGGTGAACGACGACGTGGACGAGCGCAAGCACCTTACGGCCAGCACCCGCGCGGCCGCCCGCTACCTCGCCCGCAACAATGCCACCTTGCACAACTGGGTGAATGCCTTGCTCAGCTACAACACCGGCCTGAGCGGCGTGAAGCCCTACATCCTGCCCACCGACGTCGATGCTACCGAAATGGCCATCACCGAGGCGACGTCGGTTTACGTGCTGACCTTTCTAGCTCAGAAAGTGGCCTTTGAACCCGCCTGCGGCCTGAACCCCAGGCCCCCGCTGCGCCTGCAGGAGTTTCCCGCCACCGCCGGCCAAACCCTCGAAGCCCAGGCCCAGCTCCTGCACGTGGAGCCTGACGCCCTGGCCATGCACAACCGCTGGCTGCTGGCCGGTGCCGTGCCCGCCGACCGGCCCTACACGCTCATCGTGCCCATCGGCGATGTGACCCAGGCCGCTGGAATCGTGGCCAACCAGCGCCTCCAGAGCCGCGGTGAGCTGCTCACCGCGCCAGCCGTAGCCGCCAACACAGCCGAAGTGCGCCTGAACGACCTGCGTGCCCTGATTGCGCTGCCCGGCGAAACCACCGCCGACCTGGCCAAACGTGGGGGCCGGAAGCTGCGGGAATTCCTGCGCGACAACGAGCTGACGGCTTTCGACGTGGCCGTGACCGGCCGGCCGTATTACCTGCAGCGCAAGCGCGACGTGGGCGCCGTGGAGTACTACGTGGTGCAGCCCGGCGAAACCATGTTCGACGTGGCGCAGAAGTACGGCATTCGCAAAAAGGCGATTTTGGCCAAAAACCGGATGTCTCGCATCGAACAACCCAGCCCGGGCCGGGTGCTGTGGCTGCGGCACGTGCGGCCCCGCGAAGTGGCCGTGGAGTACCGCCGCTTGCCCGAAGGCAAAGGCATCGAAGGCTCGGCTACGGCCAGCCGTGCCATGGCCGATGACCAAATGATGGCCCCCGAGCCCGTGAAGACTGCTCCCACCCGCCACGAGACAGCCCGCGCCATAGCCAAAAGAAAAGCTACCCCCGGCAAAGACGAAGAAGCCGAGGCCAGCGACGGTTGGGGAGAATCCATATCCGGAACGAATACGCCCCCGGCCGCCTCGGTGCCTGCTGTAGCATCTGTGCCGTCCGTACCTGCCCCGCCCATGAGGCCGCCGGCCGTGCGCCCTGCCGCGCCGGAGCCTGTGGCAGCCCAACTGCCACCTCCTGCTTCGGCCCCAGCCCCCGCGCCCCTGGCTGACGAGCCCCGCACCGCTGAGCTGGAGGTTGAGCCAGAAATTGAGCCAACGGTGAGTAATTCTCCCGTAGTTGAGCAGGCGCCGGCCGTAACACCAGCGCCTGTGGGACCACCATTTAAGCCAGTAGCAGCACCAGCTAAGCCAGTGGTAGTGACCGCTGCCCCGCGCCCCATTGCGCCTAAGCCTGCCGCGCCCCCCGTAATCACGCCCGCAGCTACTCCCGCGGCTGTTGCTAACGAAGCTTCCCACCGGGTTGAGCCGGGCGAAACGGTGTACTCCATCAGCCGGCGCTACCAGGTTCCTCCGGCTACCCTCATGGCCCTAAACCACCTCACGCTGCCGGCGAACCTGGCAGTAGGGCAGGTGTTGGTCCTGAAGTCGCAGGAACTGCCGGTTCCAGCAGTTGCCGCCGCTCCGGTAGCAACTCCAGTCGCTTCCACGCGCCCAGCCAACCAAGCCACCAACCGCCCCAACCCGGCGATTTATGTTCCGAAGGCTGCAGCTCCGCAAGCTGCTCCCGCGCCGACGCCTGCGGCCGGAACCACCATTGAGCACACCGTTGCCAAAGGCGAAACTCTATACAGCATTGCCCGCCGGTATGAGGTAAAAGTGGCTGACATTCAGGCCCTGAATGGTAAGCTAGATGGCAACGTGAAAGTGGGGGAGGTGCTGCGCATCCAGGCCAGCGCCAAATAG
- the dnaE gene encoding DNA polymerase III subunit alpha produces MPVFSHLHSHTQYSLLDGQASISALMKKAQKDEMPAVALTDHGNMFGAFNFVAEANKYNVKPIVGCEFYMVEDRHKKTFSREKGERDNRYHQLLLAKDQAGYHNLSKLCSLSFIEGLYSKFPRIDKELLVQYHEGLIATSCCIGAEIPQTILFGTEAEAEKKLKWWLDLFGEDFYIEIQRHGLMNFDGTGKSQEDVNQVLLGFAKKYNVKVICTNDSHYVDQTDYAAHDLLLCVNTGEEHSIPVGDIRTNYYTLLTSNGKVRYDLLDNLRRDHARDEQAQKQLRRIDEELQKPKPHTRFGFANDQFFFKNQAQMNELFIDVPESVDNTNEIVGKITPPKLARDILLPNFPIPAPFANADEFLRELTYVGAFGPGAGNGTVTMTKPPRYSERTPEIEERLDYELRIIQTMGFAGYFLITQDFINHGRNIGVAVGPGRGSAAGSAVAYCVGITNIDPIKYSLLFERFLNPERVSMPDIDIDFDDVNRQKVIDYVVDKYGKTQVAQIITFGTMAAKSSIKDVARAMELPLPQTNDLTKMVPDKPGTTLAGAFAENQELDMIRRDESADNLKGQILRLATQLEGSVRNTGIHAAGVIIAPDDITKYIPVSTSKDSDLLITQFDGKVIESAGMLKMDFLGLKTLTIIVDALRLIERNHGVKIDIDDIPLDDEKTYALYQRGDTIGTFQFESEGMRQYLKDLKPTNIEDLIAMNALYRPGPMQFIPNFINRKHGREEVVYPHDLLKPILEYSQGIMVYQEQIMQTAQILAGYSLGGADLLRRAMGKKDMKKMALEREKFIEGAKKLHDIPAKKANEVFDVMEKFAEYGFNRSHSAAYSVVAYQTGYLKANYPAEYMAAVLTNNMGDIKKVTFFIEEARKQGVPVLGPDVNESLLKFNVNQEGAIRFGMGAVKGAGELAVESMVEEREKNGEYSDIFDFAKRVSLRTVNKKTFESLAQAGAFDGFGKHRRLYLDAPSGDQNLIEKAMKMGQQHQAAKESAQHSLFGAGAFGAVAAPLPKMHEMEPWSKTEQLRREKEVVGFYLSGHPLDSYKLELDAYCTCGLEKVDEIKNKELAVAGLINNVLFKTTKTGQPFCTFTLEDYETSINPALFRDDYTKFAPLINPRNYPNEQVPPMYVRLKQELRRHTQDQWDLRILTMEPLADVAEKRSKGVRVKLDLRTVTGPMLDRLQDAIDHAPGSKRLEIQFVEPHEHLAVDMFSRKFQIEPKTFIQKMHEMEMEVCTLI; encoded by the coding sequence ATGCCCGTTTTCTCGCACCTTCACTCGCACACCCAATACTCGCTGCTCGACGGCCAGGCCAGCATTTCGGCCCTGATGAAGAAGGCGCAGAAGGACGAGATGCCCGCGGTGGCCCTCACCGACCACGGCAACATGTTCGGGGCGTTCAACTTCGTGGCCGAGGCCAACAAGTACAACGTGAAGCCCATCGTGGGCTGCGAGTTCTACATGGTGGAGGACCGGCACAAGAAAACCTTCAGCCGGGAAAAGGGCGAGCGCGACAACCGCTACCACCAGCTGCTGCTGGCCAAGGACCAGGCCGGCTACCACAACCTGAGCAAGCTCTGCTCCTTGAGCTTCATCGAGGGCCTGTACTCCAAGTTTCCCCGCATCGACAAGGAACTGCTGGTGCAGTACCACGAGGGCCTGATTGCTACTTCGTGCTGCATCGGCGCCGAGATTCCCCAGACCATTTTGTTCGGGACCGAAGCTGAAGCCGAGAAAAAGCTGAAGTGGTGGCTCGACCTATTCGGCGAGGACTTCTACATCGAAATCCAGCGCCACGGCCTTATGAATTTCGACGGCACCGGCAAAAGCCAGGAAGACGTGAACCAGGTGCTCCTCGGTTTCGCCAAGAAGTACAACGTCAAGGTTATTTGCACCAACGACTCGCACTACGTCGACCAGACCGACTACGCGGCCCACGACCTGCTGCTGTGCGTGAACACCGGCGAGGAGCACAGCATTCCGGTCGGTGATATTCGTACCAACTACTACACCCTGCTGACCAGCAACGGCAAGGTGCGCTACGACCTGCTCGACAACCTGCGCCGCGACCACGCCCGCGACGAGCAGGCCCAGAAGCAGCTACGCCGCATCGACGAGGAACTACAGAAGCCCAAGCCGCACACCCGCTTCGGCTTCGCCAACGACCAGTTCTTCTTCAAAAACCAGGCGCAGATGAACGAGCTGTTCATCGACGTGCCCGAGAGCGTAGACAACACCAATGAGATTGTGGGCAAAATCACGCCGCCGAAGCTGGCGCGCGACATTCTGTTGCCCAACTTCCCCATCCCGGCACCCTTCGCCAACGCCGACGAATTCCTACGCGAGTTGACCTATGTGGGCGCTTTCGGCCCCGGCGCCGGCAATGGCACCGTGACGATGACCAAGCCGCCGCGCTACTCCGAGCGCACGCCCGAAATCGAGGAACGGCTTGATTATGAGCTGCGCATCATCCAGACGATGGGTTTTGCCGGCTACTTCCTCATCACCCAGGACTTCATCAACCACGGCCGCAACATCGGCGTGGCTGTAGGCCCGGGCCGGGGCTCGGCCGCCGGCTCGGCCGTAGCCTACTGCGTAGGTATCACCAACATCGACCCCATTAAGTACTCGCTGCTGTTCGAGCGTTTCCTGAACCCGGAGCGCGTGTCCATGCCCGATATCGACATTGACTTCGACGACGTGAACCGTCAGAAAGTCATCGACTACGTGGTGGATAAGTACGGCAAGACGCAGGTGGCCCAGATTATCACCTTCGGCACCATGGCCGCCAAGTCCAGCATTAAGGACGTGGCCCGGGCAATGGAATTGCCGCTGCCGCAAACCAATGACCTGACCAAGATGGTGCCCGACAAGCCCGGCACCACCCTGGCCGGCGCCTTCGCCGAAAACCAGGAGCTAGACATGATTCGGCGCGACGAATCGGCCGATAACCTCAAGGGCCAGATTCTGCGCTTGGCTACGCAGCTCGAAGGCTCGGTGCGCAACACCGGCATTCACGCGGCCGGCGTCATCATCGCCCCGGACGACATCACGAAGTACATTCCGGTCTCCACTTCCAAGGACTCGGACCTGCTCATCACGCAGTTCGACGGTAAGGTGATTGAGAGCGCCGGCATGCTCAAGATGGACTTCCTGGGCTTGAAAACCCTGACCATCATCGTGGATGCCCTGCGCCTGATTGAGCGCAACCACGGCGTGAAAATCGACATCGACGACATTCCGCTCGACGACGAAAAGACTTACGCCCTCTACCAGCGCGGCGACACCATCGGCACCTTCCAGTTTGAATCGGAAGGCATGCGCCAGTACCTCAAGGACCTCAAGCCCACCAACATCGAGGACTTGATTGCCATGAACGCCCTGTACCGCCCGGGCCCGATGCAGTTCATCCCGAACTTCATCAACCGCAAGCACGGGCGCGAGGAAGTGGTGTACCCGCACGACCTGCTCAAGCCCATTCTGGAGTACAGCCAGGGCATCATGGTGTACCAGGAGCAGATTATGCAGACGGCTCAGATTCTGGCCGGCTACTCACTGGGCGGCGCCGACTTGCTGCGCCGCGCCATGGGCAAAAAGGACATGAAAAAGATGGCCTTGGAGCGCGAGAAGTTCATCGAAGGCGCCAAGAAGCTGCACGACATCCCCGCGAAGAAGGCCAACGAGGTGTTCGACGTGATGGAGAAGTTTGCCGAGTACGGCTTCAACCGCTCGCACTCCGCCGCCTACTCCGTAGTGGCGTATCAGACTGGTTATCTGAAGGCCAACTACCCGGCCGAGTACATGGCCGCCGTGCTCACCAACAACATGGGCGACATCAAGAAGGTGACCTTCTTCATCGAGGAAGCCCGCAAGCAGGGCGTGCCCGTGCTCGGGCCCGACGTAAACGAATCCCTGCTCAAGTTCAACGTAAACCAGGAGGGCGCCATCCGCTTCGGCATGGGCGCCGTGAAAGGGGCCGGCGAACTCGCGGTGGAAAGCATGGTGGAGGAACGCGAGAAAAACGGCGAGTACTCCGACATCTTCGACTTCGCGAAACGTGTCAGCTTGCGCACCGTGAACAAGAAAACGTTTGAAAGCCTGGCCCAGGCCGGCGCGTTCGACGGTTTCGGCAAGCACCGCCGCCTGTACCTCGATGCCCCGTCCGGCGACCAGAACCTCATCGAGAAGGCCATGAAAATGGGCCAGCAGCACCAAGCCGCCAAGGAATCAGCCCAACACAGCCTTTTCGGGGCGGGGGCTTTCGGGGCGGTGGCCGCGCCGCTGCCCAAGATGCACGAGATGGAGCCCTGGAGCAAAACCGAGCAGCTGCGCCGCGAAAAGGAAGTGGTGGGCTTCTACCTCTCGGGCCACCCGTTGGATAGCTACAAGCTGGAGCTGGACGCCTACTGCACCTGCGGCCTGGAGAAGGTGGATGAGATAAAGAACAAGGAACTGGCCGTGGCCGGCCTCATCAACAACGTTCTGTTCAAGACTACCAAGACCGGCCAGCCCTTCTGCACCTTCACCCTGGAAGACTACGAAACCAGCATCAACCCGGCGCTGTTCCGCGACGACTACACCAAGTTTGCGCCGCTCATCAACCCGCGCAACTACCCGAACGAGCAGGTGCCGCCCATGTACGTGCGCCTCAAGCAAGAGCTGCGCCGCCATACCCAGGACCAGTGGGACCTGCGCATCCTCACGATGGAGCCGCTGGCCGACGTGGCCGAGAAGCGCAGCAAAGGCGTGCGCGTAAAGCTGGACCTGCGCACCGTGACCGGCCCCATGCTCGACCGCCTGCAGGACGCCATCGACCACGCGCCCGGCAGCAAGCGCCTCGAAATCCAGTTTGTGGAGCCCCACGAGCACCTGGCCGTGGACATGTTCTCGCGCAAGTTCCAGATTGAGCCGAAGACGTTCATCCAGAAGATGCACGAAATGGAAATGGAGGTTTGCACCCTCATTTAG
- the trxA gene encoding thioredoxin: MGHKAIEITDANFDEIIAGDKPVLVDFWAEWCGPCRMVGPVVEELAGEYEGKVVVGKVDVDANPQTSMKFGIRSIPTLLVFKNGQIVDKQVGAVPKHVLAQKLEAQVTA; this comes from the coding sequence ATGGGACACAAAGCAATTGAAATAACCGACGCCAACTTTGACGAAATCATCGCCGGCGACAAGCCCGTATTGGTCGATTTCTGGGCCGAATGGTGCGGCCCTTGCCGCATGGTAGGCCCCGTGGTAGAAGAACTTGCCGGCGAATACGAAGGCAAAGTTGTCGTGGGCAAAGTTGACGTCGATGCCAACCCCCAAACTTCGATGAAATTCGGCATCCGCAGCATCCCGACGCTGCTGGTGTTTAAAAACGGCCAAATCGTGGACAAACAAGTAGGTGCTGTGCCCAAGCACGTGCTGGCCCAGAAACTAGAAGCACAGGTAACGGCTTAA
- a CDS encoding aminopeptidase P N-terminal domain-containing protein, with protein sequence MRYTPLAPELFVENRRRFREQLPPASLAIFQSNDIMPTNADGTLAFRQNNDLFYLSGVDQEESILVIFPDARLPQHREILFLKETSEHILIWEGYKLTKDEARTNSGIRSIMWLDSFKTVLPALMNEAENVYLNSNEHIRAVVEVETRDARFIKALQSQYPLHTYRRAAPLLHRQRAIKSPEEIRVMREACNITEKAFRRLLGFVKPGVWEFEIEAEIVHEFMRNRSRGPAYGSIVASGKNACVLHYTTNDNQCQDGDVILLDFGAEYANYAADLSRSIPVNGKFTARQRQVYDSVLAVMTFAKTRLVPGGEIEAYHQAVGECMEQELIKLDLLNASDVKNQDPAAPLYKKYFMHGTSHYLGLDVHDVGYKYRTFEAGMVYTVEPGIYIPEEGLGIRLENDILLTPNGNEDLMANIPLQADAIEDLMGKA encoded by the coding sequence ATGCGCTACACCCCCCTGGCCCCCGAGCTTTTCGTTGAAAACCGCCGCCGCTTCCGCGAGCAGCTGCCGCCGGCTTCGCTGGCCATTTTTCAGAGCAACGACATCATGCCGACCAATGCCGACGGCACCCTGGCATTCCGGCAAAACAACGACCTGTTCTACCTCAGCGGGGTCGACCAGGAGGAGAGCATTCTGGTCATTTTTCCGGATGCGCGCCTGCCGCAGCACCGCGAAATCCTGTTCCTGAAAGAAACCTCCGAGCACATCCTCATTTGGGAGGGCTACAAGCTGACCAAGGACGAGGCCCGCACCAACTCCGGCATCCGCAGCATCATGTGGCTCGACAGCTTCAAGACGGTGCTGCCGGCCCTGATGAACGAGGCCGAAAACGTGTACCTGAACTCCAACGAGCACATCCGGGCCGTGGTGGAGGTGGAAACGCGCGACGCCCGCTTCATCAAAGCATTGCAGAGCCAGTACCCGCTGCACACCTACCGCCGCGCCGCGCCGCTGCTGCACCGCCAGCGCGCCATCAAGAGCCCCGAGGAAATCCGGGTGATGCGCGAGGCCTGCAACATTACCGAGAAGGCGTTTCGGCGGCTGCTGGGCTTTGTGAAGCCGGGCGTGTGGGAGTTCGAGATTGAGGCCGAAATCGTGCACGAGTTTATGCGCAACCGCAGCCGCGGCCCGGCCTACGGCAGCATCGTGGCCAGCGGCAAAAACGCCTGCGTGCTGCACTACACCACCAACGACAACCAGTGCCAGGACGGCGACGTGATTCTGCTCGACTTCGGGGCCGAATACGCGAACTACGCCGCCGACCTCTCGCGCAGCATCCCCGTCAACGGCAAGTTCACGGCGCGCCAACGCCAAGTGTACGACTCGGTGCTGGCCGTGATGACCTTCGCCAAAACTCGCCTCGTGCCCGGCGGCGAAATCGAAGCCTACCACCAGGCCGTGGGCGAGTGCATGGAGCAGGAGCTCATCAAGCTCGACTTGCTGAATGCCTCCGACGTGAAGAACCAGGACCCCGCCGCCCCGCTCTACAAGAAGTACTTCATGCACGGCACCAGCCACTACCTCGGCCTCGACGTGCACGACGTGGGCTACAAGTACCGCACCTTCGAAGCCGGCATGGTGTACACCGTGGAGCCCGGCATCTACATTCCGGAGGAAGGCCTCGGCATCCGCCTGGAGAATGACATCCTGCTCACGCCCAATGGCAATGAGGACCTGATGGCCAATATCCCCCTGCAGGCCGACGCCATTGAGGACTTGATGGGCAAGGCGTAA
- a CDS encoding DUF4252 domain-containing protein: protein MITKLRLPALFLFLLMVGCRAAGPGSPARTVASFFSKYEGREGFKTTEWSADLLQRLALVKAAKLLGGSDLTDAITGIRSAKVISFAPTSGAARELAQQGLRQEATGILQGEKYTPLSTSGFGGSDYAVSTRGSGDKVSEFAALGSLPDVADSFVLVSVQGNFTSSQVAALSKYLPQIVQATSK, encoded by the coding sequence ATGATTACAAAACTCCGACTCCCTGCCCTCTTCCTGTTTTTGCTAATGGTGGGCTGCCGCGCCGCTGGGCCCGGCTCGCCGGCTCGCACCGTGGCCTCGTTTTTTTCTAAGTATGAAGGCCGCGAAGGCTTCAAAACCACCGAATGGTCGGCCGACTTGCTTCAGCGCCTGGCCCTGGTGAAAGCCGCCAAGCTGCTCGGCGGCTCCGACCTTACCGATGCCATCACGGGCATCCGCTCGGCCAAGGTCATCAGCTTTGCGCCCACCTCTGGCGCGGCCCGCGAGCTGGCCCAGCAGGGCCTGCGCCAGGAAGCCACCGGCATTTTGCAGGGCGAGAAATACACGCCGCTTTCCACCTCCGGCTTCGGCGGCAGCGACTACGCCGTGTCCACCCGCGGCTCGGGCGACAAGGTCTCGGAGTTTGCGGCCCTGGGCTCCCTGCCCGATGTGGCCGATTCGTTTGTGCTGGTATCGGTGCAAGGCAATTTCACCAGCAGCCAGGTAGCAGCGCTGAGCAAGTACCTGCCTCAGATTGTGCAGGCTACTAGTAAGTAA